The following DNA comes from Lentibacillus sp. Marseille-P4043.
TAATCCCATTATGTGATTTTAAATCAATCTCATTTACTTCTGGTACAACAAGTGGTACACCTTCAGTCATTCGAAAAGCACTTGTATTATCGATTACAACTGCACCGTGTTTTACAGCTTCTGGTGCTAATTTTTTCGAAACAGACCCACCAGCAGAAAATAAGGCAATATCTACCCCAGCAAAACTTTCTGGAGTAGCTTCTTCCACGGTAATCTCCTGATTATGAAACATTATTTTTTTACCTGCTGACCGTTTTGAAGATAAAAGTTTTATCTTATCGATTGGGAACTTCTTATCTTGTAAAATTTGTATGATTTTTTCCCCAACTGCACCTGTTGCTCCAACCACTGCTACATTATAAACTGTTTTATTAGCCATTAAAAGTTCTCCCTTCGTATTCCATTCAGCTCACCTGAAATTTTCTGTTCTAATATTTCTTCTATTTTAACATATTTTAATCCTCATACGGTATTATAACAGGTTGAAGTTGCTGATGATCAAGTGCTTTTTCTACTGTTTTGGCTAAATAATCCATTTTTGCCACTAATGAATTCGGCTTCTTATAAGGATCATCTTGCCCATATGGGATAAAATAAATATATTTGCTCGCCATTAGCCGCATTAAATTTACTCCGTTTAAACCGAGTGCATCATTCGTTGATATTCCTAATACAACAGGTTTTTGATTTCGCATGGTTGCTTTTGCCGCCATTAAGACTGGGGAATCGGTCAATGCGTTGGCAAATTTACTCATTGAATTTCCTGTTAGCGGTGCGATTACCATACAATCCAATGGATAATTCGGACCCAATGGTTCAGCTTCAGGCATTGTTGTGATAACACGTTTTCCAGTAATGGATTCTATTTTTTTAATATGGTCTGCCGCTTTTCCGAATTTCGTATCTGTTGTTCTTACTGTATACGTAACAATTGGAACTACTTCCGCACCTAATTCCATTAACCTCTCCAATTCAGGAAATACCTTGTCGTACGTACAATGTGAAGCTGTTATACCAAACCCAATTCGTTTTCCTTTCAAAGTCATTTAATTTTGCTCCTTTCCATTATTCAAAAACTGTTTAACCACATCGGCAAGAATTTTCCCTGATGTTTTAGGCGCAACAATTCCTGGCAAACTTCGAGCCAATATCGCCTTAATACCACGCTGCTTTGCATAATCAAAATCTGTTCCTCCTGGTTTAGAGGCCAAATCATAAATTAATGCATGGGATGGTAATTGCTGAATGGAATCTTTTGTAACAACTTGAGCTGGTATTGTATTAATTAGTAAATCACATTCATCGGAGTATTCATGCAGCCTCGATAATGGGATAGCTGTCAAACCCATTTCTGTAATGCGAGCGAGGTCTTTAATACTGCGGGCGCAAACAGAGACTTTTGCTCCTAAGGCTGAAAATTTGTTGGCGACCGTGTTTCCGACTCTACCAAAACCGACGACAATAACACGGGAAGAGTGAATCGTAAAATCTGTATGTTCGATAGCCATCATAATCGTACCTTCTGCTGTAGGTATTGAGTTATAGATCGCAACATCATCACGATCAAACAAGGCGACTAATTGCAAATTCAATTCATTTGTAAGCGACGTTAAATAATCATTCGTTATACCAGTAAAAATTAATGTTGATGGTCGTAATTGATTAAACCATGCTTTAGAAAGATTTATCTGTTGGTCAGAAAAAACCGTATCAATTTCGCCTTGATGATTCGTACCCGTGATCGGCAAAATAACAACATCTAATTTTTCAGGTTCTAAATCATTAAAATCAACTTGCTTTGATCCTGTAAAGCCTTGCTCCAATTTATCAAAGCCGACTAAGAATATCGTTGTATCAGGCAATTCCTGCAATTGACGAATCAGTTCAAGATATCGTCCATCTCCTCCTAATACAGCTATTGATTGACTCATGCTAGTAATACACCCCTCACCATGTAAATAAAAACTAATTTTAACTATTCGTTATAGCTTATGTCGGGAAGTAATCTTAGTGATTAGGAGTTTTACCTATACACAAAAAAAGGCTAGTTTCACAAGAAGTGACACTAGCCTTAAATATGAGCAAACAATTATTCAGATTCAATCATAATCATATCTTCACCAATTTTTTTGATAGAGCTCCAACGAATTCTTGTTTCTTCTCCTTCTTTTTTAAGCCCAAACCATTTGTAATTAGGAATAATAAAGGACTCGATTTTCCCAGTCTTCTCATTAATTTCCAAATCTGTTTGTCCCAAGATACCCAATCTTGATCCTTGGTTAATATTAACAATTTCTTTTCCGCTAATGTCTTTATACCGCACAGGCACACACCTCCGTATGTATTATCATCTTATGATTAAAAATACAGCCTATGCATAGTGGATCACTGCTGTTAAATCTTATTATTGATCAGATTTAGGTGCAATCAATGCCTTGGCAGAGGATTGGTTAAAGGTGCGTTCAATAACAGTTTGGATGGATTCATGGCTAACTGCATCTATCTCCTGAATCATTTCATCCAAAGTACGATGATGATTTAACAACAATTCGTTTTTTCCATTCCTACTCATATGACTGTTCGTACTTTCTAAACTTAATACCAAGTTGCCTTTTAACTGTTCCTTGCTATTCTTTAATTCCTTGTCTGTTAGGCCATTCGTAATCAATGTATCCATTGTTCGTTTGATGGTATCCTGAAGTAACGGTAACTGCTCCTTGCCTGTTCCCGCATAAATTGTCAATAGACCACTATCTCGAAAAGAGGAGTGATAAGAAAATACTGCATATGCAAGTCCTTGTTGTTCCCGTACTTCTTGGAATAATCTCGAGCTCATGCTTCCACCAAGTACATTGTTCATGATAATTAAACTATACATATTTTCATCGCCAACTGGTAACCCATCGTACCCTAAACATAAATGTGCCTGTTCTGTATCTTTATTTCGCTCAATATTTCCTGCAATAAAAGCAGGTTTTGAAATTTCTGCTCGTTTATAATCGGACTGATAGGAACCAAAATAAGATTCAACCTTGCTAATAAATGAATGATCCACATTACCAGCAACTGATACAACAACATTTTCAGGTGTATAGCATTGTTTGATATACGTTCTAAGTGTATCTGGTTGAAATGTTTTTAAATGTCCTTCTGTCCCTAAAATAGGGTATCCAAGCGGATGATCTCCATAGGAAGCACGTGCCAATAAATCATGCACAATATCATCCGGTGTATCTTCGTACATTTTTATTTCTTCCAGTACTACTTTTTTCTCTCGTTCCATTTCTTCTTCGTCAAAAGCAGAATGGAAGAACATATCAGCCAAAATATCTAATGCCAATTCCTTATGTGTATCAAGTACTTTTGCATAAAAACAAGTGTATTCTTTTGATGTAAAAGCATTCACCTGTCCACCAATAGCGTCAAATGCTTCCGCAATATCTTTTGCTGACCTTGTTTTTGTTCCTTTAAAAAACATGTGCTCTAAAAAATGGGAAATTCCATTATTTTGTTCTGTTTCATTACGAGAACCTGTTAATACCCAAATTCCAATTGTTACGGAACGGACTGCGGGTACATTCTCTAATACAATTCGCAGACCATTCTTGCTTGTATGCTTCTGAATCAAGTTTTTTCCTCCTAATTATGTCTAACATTGACGTTTTTTTATCGTTCTTCACTTAGTAATTTATCAACTGTTCCTATTTTATATCCCTTTTCTTTAACCGTGGTGATCAATGAGCCAAGCCCCTCTGCTGTTGCAGCAGTGGGGTGCATTAATACCATTGCACCAGGATGAAGTTTGGAGTTTACCCTATTCACCATAACAGATACTGTTGGATTCTTCCAATCAATTGTATCAACTGTCCATAATATAGTTTGCATATTCATATTATCTGCTATTTTTACTACTTGATTATTAAAACTTCCACTAGGGGGAGCAAACCATTTTGGCGTTTTACCTGTTATCGCTTTAATAATTTCATTTGTTTGTTTGACTTGTTCGGTCATTTCTTGGTTAGACAGGTGTGCCATATCTGGATGATTATAGGCATGATTACCAATCACGTGTCCCTGTTCATCAATCATTTCCACAAATTCGCTATTTTCCTTCGCCCATTTTCCCTCAATAAAAAATGTTGCTTTAACATTTTTCTCTTTCAATACGTTTAACATCGTTGGAATATATTCGGTCCCCCATGAAACATTTATTAAGAATGCGGTCATTTGTTTTTCAGGGTGCCCGCGATAAATGGGAGATGGTGGCAAATCCGCGAGCGAAACCTCGGGCGACACTTGATCATAGACAAGTAACGTTTTATCAAATATTCCATCTTTCTTCATTTGCTGATATGATTTTTTTACGTTTACCTTCACTCCATTTCTCCCAGGTGTTTTCTTCCAAACTTTATCAATAGTTGCATCTTGAGGAGCTATTGAAAATGTGTCACTTTTTGCCTGTATTTCCTTGTATAATTTGTCTTCTTGTTTGGATACATGTGCAACGGAGTTAGAAAACATTTGGGTATCATTCATAATAAACGGATTGTATTCATTATTAAAAGAGATAGCAACGATAATGATAAATACACAAAAATGAATTATTCGATTTCGGTACATCCAAATCCCCCCTCCATCATCTATATGAGAATGAGGGACAAGGTATGCGAAGAAAAACTACCGACTAAGAAATGATGGAGGATCTACGAAGGCGGAACAGTACTGGCAGGCTGGGACTTTTTCGTAATGTTTGTTGCTGTTTGATTTCATAGTTGATAGAAAATGCGACGTAGGTTGTGATGGTGGTTGGACTGCCGTTCCGGAAATACACTTCGCTTTCCGCGGGCGGCTGTTGAGCCTCCTCGTGCTAACGCACTGCGGGGTCTCACCTAGGCCTCTCATCCCGCAGGAGTCTACGTGTATTTCCTCCACTGGTGTTGTAATTAAAAAACTCATTACATTCAGCTATTGGTTGAGTGAATTCTTGGTTCAGGGAGAAAAAGTCCGTGTAACGTTAAAAGCCATGGCATTTCTCCTGTCGATAAATCAGAGCACCACAACCAGCGGAGTCAGAATACGTAGACTCCAGTGGGAACAGCACGTGTCCGAAGACCCCGGAAGAAGCGTTCTTTGCTTCTGAGGAGGCTGAGGCCGTGCCACGGAAAGCGAAGTATTCTGACGGAGCGAAAGTCCAAGCACAATCATCATTAGAACCAGAAAGCGTTATGAAAGAAGATTTTCACTATGTCGCATTTTATATCTTTTGTATAAAAACAGCAATCTTATAGAAAATAGCCAAATTAAAAAAGAAACTGGTTAGCCAGCTTCTTGATTTTCTAATTATAAACTTGATTTTTCAGCTTTTTCCTTTTCTTCCTTTAAAACAGCTTTTCGTGAAAGATTAACTCGGCCGTGATTATCAATTTCTTTCACTTTAACCATAATTTTATCGCCAATTGATACGACATCTTCTACCTTATTTGTTCGTTCTTCCGCTAATTCAGAAATATGAACCAACCCATCTTTTCCTTTGAACAATTCCACGAATGCTCCAAATTTTTCAATGCGTTTAACAGTACCCAAATAAGTTTGTCCAACTTCCACTTCACGAACAAGATCCTCAATAATTTGTTTTGCCTTTTTGTTCATGCTTGCGTCTGTTGATGAAATAAACACGCTTCCATCTTGTTCGATGTCAATTTTCACACCGGTTTCCTCGATAATTTTATTAATTTGTTTTCCACTTGGTCCAATAACATCACGGATTTTGTCTGGCTTAATGGACATCGTTAAAATTTTCGGTGCATACTGAGAAAGTTCCGTATTTGGCTTACTAATCGTTGCCAGCATAGAATCAAGAATTTGCATACGACCTTTTTTAGCTTGTGTCAATGCTTCTTCTAAGATTTCTCTTGATAAACCGTCAATCTTGATATCCATTTGTAATGCTGTAACACCAGCTGCTGTTCCAGCTACTTTAAAGTCCATATCACCGAGTGCGTCTTCCATTCCTTGGATGTCTGTCAAAATCGTGTAATCATCACCAGATTTCACAAGACCCATCGCAATTCCGGCCACTGGAGCTTTAATTGGAACGCCTGCATTCATCATCGCCAATGTACTTGCACAAATACTTGCTTGTGATGTTGAACCGTTTGATTCCAATACTTCAGAAACAAGACGAATTGTATAAGGGAAATCTTTATCCGATGGAATAACCTTCTCAAGCGCTCGTTCGCCTAATGCTCCATGTCCAATTTCACGTCGGCCTGGTCCACGAATTGGGCCTGTTGCACCAACACTATATTGCGGGAAATTATAATGATGCATAAACCGTTTTGATTCTTCTAAATCTAACCCATCTAAAATTTGCACATCCCCTAATGCTCCAAGTGTACAAATACTTAATGCTTGTGTTTGTCCACGTGTAAACAATCCTGAGCCATGCGTTCTTGGCAAAACACCAACTCGAGATGATAAAGGACGAATCTCATCAATTTTACGACCATCTGGACGCACTTTTTCCTTTGTAATTAAACGACGAACTTCTTCTTTTACCATTTTGTCCAGGACGGATTTTACCTGTTTAACAACATCTTCATCTTCCTCATCGTATAACGCGACAATTTCATCTTTCACACTATCAATCGCAAGTTCTCGAGCGTGTTTTTCTTTTACTTGAATAGCTGAAACCAGCTTCTCTTTTGCTTGATCAATAACTTTTTCTGATAATGCTTCGTCAGCCTCAAATAACGTTACTTCTGATTTTTCTTGACCTACCGCTTTTACAATTTCTTCCTGAAATGCGACTAAGCGTTTGATTTCTTCATGTCCAAACATGATGGCTTCAAGCATCACTTCTTCTGGAACTTCTTGTGCGCCAGCCTCAACCATGTTAATTGCATCTTTCGTACCTGCCACTGTTAAATCAATATCGCTTTTCTCTTCCTGTTCAATAGTTGGATTGATAACAAATTCACCATCTACTCGTCCAACATGTACACCAGCAATTGGTTCTTCAAATGGTATATCAGAAACACTTAAAGCAATGGATGATCCAATCATTGCGGCAATTTCTGTTGAACAATCTTGATCAACACTCATAACTGTACTAATTACCTGCACTTCATTTCTAAAGCCGTCGGGGAAAAGCGGACGAATTGGCCGGTCAATTAATCGTGAAGCTAATATTGCCTTTTCACTTGGTCGACCTTCACGTTTAATAAAGCCTCCAGGTATTTTTCCAACCGCATATAAGCGTTCTTCATAATTTACTGTAAGTGGAAAGAACGGTAAATCTTTCGGTTCCTGCGATGCGGTTGCTACAGACAATACAGACGTGTCACCATAACGGATCATACATGCGCCGTTTGCCTGTTTTGCTAATTCTCCAATTTCAACGATAAACGGTTTACCGGCAATTTCAGTGGAGAATACTTGTTTTTCTTCTGCCATTCGTTTTCATACTCCTTTCAATAAAACATTCCACATTTCATTTTATAGTTAATCGATGCAAATGTAAATTTTATGTAGCTATAACTGCAAAAAAAGCAGGATTACTCCTGCTTTTTTTTGCAATTACCTGCGTAAGCCTAATTTTTTAATTAGTTCACGATAACGTGTAACGTCTTTGTTACGCAAATAGTTTAGTAAATTACGACGTTTACCAACCATTTTCAATAAACCACGACGTGAATGATGGTCTTTCTTGTGAACGCGTAAATGCTCATTTAATGTTGTGATTTCCTCTGTAAGGACAGCGATTTGTACTTCTGGAGAACCAGTATCATTGTCATGAACTTTGTATTCAGAAATAATTTCGTTTTTACGCTCTTTTGTAATAGCCATCCTGTTCACCTCCTAATATCATGTTCATATCCCCTGTCCCCTAGCAAACGTCGGAGTTTCGATTTGCCAAGCGAAGGTTTTACGTTGTTAAGAATACATCTTTTCAATAAAAATTGCAAGTGTAATTTCTCTAGCGCTCGTTTGAAAAATACGCTCGAATAACTTTTTCATCGTCTGCAATTTGATCTATTAATGCCTCGACATTGTCAAATTTTAACTCATCACGGATAAATTTACACCATTCCATTTGCAATTCTTCCCCATAGAGATCATTTTGATAATCTAAAATATTTACTTCTAATGAAAGATCCTTTCGATTTGCTGTAAACGTGGGATTGGTACCTAAACTCGCCATACCTTCATACGCTTCATTTTTATAAATTACCTTTACCGCATAAATACCTGGTTTCGGCAACAGTGCATCCTGATCCAACTGTAAATTTGCTGTCGGATAGCCGATTGTTCTACCTCGTTTATCACCTTCAATTACAATACCACTCACCGTTAATGGTCGTCCTAACAATAATTTAACAGCTTCCACCTTACCACTGTGCAATAGTTCTCTGATTTTTGTCGAACTAACCTTTTCATCATCTAATTCCACTTTTTTGATTGTTGTAAATGTAAATTCTTCCCTTGTATATTCTGCAATATTGTTCATGTTACCTTTCCCTTTATGTCCAAACGAATAATCAAAGCCTGCAACCAAATGTTTGATATTTAATCCTATTATAAAGTGATCAATAAATTGTTGTGGTGACAACGATGATAATTCTTTGTTAAAGGTAATAATATATAGTCGATCCACATCCATTTTTTGTAATACTTCCTGTTTCTCTTTTAATGGTGTAATATACTGAACATGTTGGACATCTTTTTTCAAAACAACAGACGGATGGGGATGAAACGTAATTACCGCGCTTTCCATATTTCTTTCTTTTGCTTCTGATACAGCTGTTTTTATTACATTTTGATGTCCAAGATGGATACCATCAAAAAAACCAATAGCAGCTACAGTTTCTGGCAATTCTTCCAATGCTAATGTATGAGGATATGTTAATTTAATTGTTCGCAAGCCATTTCACCTACACTTTTTAAAAATAAAAAATCCTAATCCAATATGTTTACATTATTACATCTATGTTATGAAAATACACGTACAGGTTTAATTTGCTCGTCATGATCAGGGTGTATCTGATAGATTGCTAATACTTGGTTGTTGTGCATCATCACAAATGGTTGTGTCGTCTTTATGATATTTGTTTTTGCCAGTTTTTGTCCATTTAGTACTTTTTTCTTTGTATCTTCATCCACCCTCACACTCTCCAGATGGGTTAAACCATTGGCGATGGGTAAGAGCACATCATCCAATTGATCGTCTATTATAGCCTCTTCTATCTTATCAAACGTTACCGTATCTTGCTGTTTTATTGCTCCTGTTCGCGTCCGAATTAAATGCGACATGTGTGC
Coding sequences within:
- the dpaB gene encoding dipicolinate synthase subunit B, yielding MTLKGKRIGFGITASHCTYDKVFPELERLMELGAEVVPIVTYTVRTTDTKFGKAADHIKKIESITGKRVITTMPEAEPLGPNYPLDCMVIAPLTGNSMSKFANALTDSPVLMAAKATMRNQKPVVLGISTNDALGLNGVNLMRLMASKYIYFIPYGQDDPYKKPNSLVAKMDYLAKTVEKALDHQQLQPVIIPYED
- the dpaA gene encoding dipicolinic acid synthetase subunit A; this translates as MSQSIAVLGGDGRYLELIRQLQELPDTTIFLVGFDKLEQGFTGSKQVDFNDLEPEKLDVVILPITGTNHQGEIDTVFSDQQINLSKAWFNQLRPSTLIFTGITNDYLTSLTNELNLQLVALFDRDDVAIYNSIPTAEGTIMMAIEHTDFTIHSSRVIVVGFGRVGNTVANKFSALGAKVSVCARSIKDLARITEMGLTAIPLSRLHEYSDECDLLINTIPAQVVTKDSIQQLPSHALIYDLASKPGGTDFDYAKQRGIKAILARSLPGIVAPKTSGKILADVVKQFLNNGKEQN
- a CDS encoding YlmC/YmxH family sporulation protein, which gives rise to MRYKDISGKEIVNINQGSRLGILGQTDLEINEKTGKIESFIIPNYKWFGLKKEGEETRIRWSSIKKIGEDMIMIESE
- a CDS encoding M16 family metallopeptidase — encoded protein: MIQKHTSKNGLRIVLENVPAVRSVTIGIWVLTGSRNETEQNNGISHFLEHMFFKGTKTRSAKDIAEAFDAIGGQVNAFTSKEYTCFYAKVLDTHKELALDILADMFFHSAFDEEEMEREKKVVLEEIKMYEDTPDDIVHDLLARASYGDHPLGYPILGTEGHLKTFQPDTLRTYIKQCYTPENVVVSVAGNVDHSFISKVESYFGSYQSDYKRAEISKPAFIAGNIERNKDTEQAHLCLGYDGLPVGDENMYSLIIMNNVLGGSMSSRLFQEVREQQGLAYAVFSYHSSFRDSGLLTIYAGTGKEQLPLLQDTIKRTMDTLITNGLTDKELKNSKEQLKGNLVLSLESTNSHMSRNGKNELLLNHHRTLDEMIQEIDAVSHESIQTVIERTFNQSSAKALIAPKSDQ
- a CDS encoding polysaccharide deacetylase family protein, translated to MYRNRIIHFCVFIIIVAISFNNEYNPFIMNDTQMFSNSVAHVSKQEDKLYKEIQAKSDTFSIAPQDATIDKVWKKTPGRNGVKVNVKKSYQQMKKDGIFDKTLLVYDQVSPEVSLADLPPSPIYRGHPEKQMTAFLINVSWGTEYIPTMLNVLKEKNVKATFFIEGKWAKENSEFVEMIDEQGHVIGNHAYNHPDMAHLSNQEMTEQVKQTNEIIKAITGKTPKWFAPPSGSFNNQVVKIADNMNMQTILWTVDTIDWKNPTVSVMVNRVNSKLHPGAMVLMHPTAATAEGLGSLITTVKEKGYKIGTVDKLLSEER
- the pnp gene encoding polyribonucleotide nucleotidyltransferase, whose translation is MAEEKQVFSTEIAGKPFIVEIGELAKQANGACMIRYGDTSVLSVATASQEPKDLPFFPLTVNYEERLYAVGKIPGGFIKREGRPSEKAILASRLIDRPIRPLFPDGFRNEVQVISTVMSVDQDCSTEIAAMIGSSIALSVSDIPFEEPIAGVHVGRVDGEFVINPTIEQEEKSDIDLTVAGTKDAINMVEAGAQEVPEEVMLEAIMFGHEEIKRLVAFQEEIVKAVGQEKSEVTLFEADEALSEKVIDQAKEKLVSAIQVKEKHARELAIDSVKDEIVALYDEEDEDVVKQVKSVLDKMVKEEVRRLITKEKVRPDGRKIDEIRPLSSRVGVLPRTHGSGLFTRGQTQALSICTLGALGDVQILDGLDLEESKRFMHHYNFPQYSVGATGPIRGPGRREIGHGALGERALEKVIPSDKDFPYTIRLVSEVLESNGSTSQASICASTLAMMNAGVPIKAPVAGIAMGLVKSGDDYTILTDIQGMEDALGDMDFKVAGTAAGVTALQMDIKIDGLSREILEEALTQAKKGRMQILDSMLATISKPNTELSQYAPKILTMSIKPDKIRDVIGPSGKQINKIIEETGVKIDIEQDGSVFISSTDASMNKKAKQIIEDLVREVEVGQTYLGTVKRIEKFGAFVELFKGKDGLVHISELAEERTNKVEDVVSIGDKIMVKVKEIDNHGRVNLSRKAVLKEEKEKAEKSSL
- the rpsO gene encoding 30S ribosomal protein S15; the protein is MAITKERKNEIISEYKVHDNDTGSPEVQIAVLTEEITTLNEHLRVHKKDHHSRRGLLKMVGKRRNLLNYLRNKDVTRYRELIKKLGLRR
- a CDS encoding bifunctional riboflavin kinase/FAD synthetase, whose protein sequence is MRTIKLTYPHTLALEELPETVAAIGFFDGIHLGHQNVIKTAVSEAKERNMESAVITFHPHPSVVLKKDVQHVQYITPLKEKQEVLQKMDVDRLYIITFNKELSSLSPQQFIDHFIIGLNIKHLVAGFDYSFGHKGKGNMNNIAEYTREEFTFTTIKKVELDDEKVSSTKIRELLHSGKVEAVKLLLGRPLTVSGIVIEGDKRGRTIGYPTANLQLDQDALLPKPGIYAVKVIYKNEAYEGMASLGTNPTFTANRKDLSLEVNILDYQNDLYGEELQMEWCKFIRDELKFDNVEALIDQIADDEKVIRAYFSNER